The Populus nigra chromosome 14, ddPopNigr1.1, whole genome shotgun sequence genome has a segment encoding these proteins:
- the LOC133673449 gene encoding ubinuclein-1-like isoform X6, with protein MWNKPNSSTHCQPKKRRNNIQKAKEEKDDDHVRNKHAKLGHASMDIATRNKPLVEPFPTNSHSLDADGEHHHDGKLHSLTYPVGSSDKKPAALDIRSENSSYSGITNRDESISCTRLNNTEEQMNGVHQPVNLGRSVKDTGELSVVAYEKYQENYAPSQLGLQSKRLASKTSNTSSSKFSQRNKKGRHELPDLNIPQYPVHAEKKTAIIHPKDVSSLQLKGSTLERAIRDLEKVVAESRPRNIEVQDTDGSSTAIKRRLPSEVKQKLAKVAKLAQSSQGKISEELINRLMSILGHLIQLRTLKKNLREMVEMGPTAKQEKADRFQLIRREVMEMIELQQASKREKAGGDFQKAIIYEEKGAMDEKYVMDNKMEDKICDLYELFVQGMDEDKGPHIRKLYVELLELWPDGSMDNHGIKNAIYRAKERRKTFYNNEKVQEKARLEEVSKCWKDINVGGKATSVAQAKRAQEGHSTPAAITQYLSGPAKPLPPFLKGRNDDSPKQEKLEKMTFPMLKEQMKQQRREFNRGLKKSSPKVDKESHMSHKQEVEQQDGLKHHLTTSSSSLGQQN; from the exons GAACAAACCGAACTCATCCACTCACTGCCAgccaaagaaaagaaggaataatATACAAAAAGCTAAAGAAGAGAAGGATGATGATCATGTAAGAAATAAACATGCAAAATTAGGTCATGCAAGTATGGATATTGCTACAAGGAATAAACCTCTGGTTGAACCATTTCCAACCAACTCTCATAGTTTAGATGCTGACGGTGAACATCATCATGATGGGAAACTGCATTCATTGACTTATCCCGTAGGATCTTCTGACAAAAAGCCTGCTGCTCTTGATATAAGATCTGAAAATTCATCTTATTCAGGAATAACAAACAGGGATGAGTCCATCTCCTGCACAAGACTGAATAACACTGAAGAACAGATGAATGGAGTCCACCAGCCTGTGAATTTGGGTAGAAGTGTGAAAGATACAGGTGAATTATCTGTAGTTGCATATGAAAAGTATCAAGAAAACTATGCTCCCAGCCAACTTGGGCTGCAATCGAAAAGATTAGCTAGTAAAACCAGCAATACATCCTCTTCCAAATTTTCtcaaagaaacaagaaaggaaGGCATGAACTACCTGACCTGAATATTCCTCAGTATCCAGTGCACGCTGAAAAG AAAACTGCCATCATACATCCAAAGGATGTTTCTAGCTTGCAGCTTAAGGGTAGTACGCTTGAAAGGGCCATCAGGGATTTAGAGAAAGTGGTTGCAGAAT CTAGACCGCGGAATATTGAAGTTCAGGATACTGATGGCTCATCCACAGCTATCAAAAGAAGATTGCCTTCTGAAGTGAAGCAGAAGCTTGCTAAAGTTGCCAAGCTAGCG CAGTCAAGCCAAGGAAAAATATCAGAGGAATTAATCAATCGCCTTATGAGTATTCTTGGGCATTTAATTCAGCTCAGGACACTGAAG AAAAATCTGAGAGAGATGGTTGAAATGGGACCAACAGCAAAGCAAGAGAAAGCTGACAGATTCCAGCTTATTAGAAGGGAGGTCATGGAGATGATAGAACTGCAG CAGGCATCTAAAAGAGAGAAAGCAGGTGGTGACTTTCAGAAAGCAattatttatgaagaaaaaggagcTATGGATGAGAAGTATGTTATGGACAATAAGATGGAAGATAAGATATGTGATCTTTATGAGCTATTTGTTCAG GGGATGGATGAAGACAAAGGTCCACATATCAGAAAGTTGTATGTTGAG CTTTTGGAACTATGGCCAGATGGATCTATGGACAACCATGGGATAAAAAATGCTATTTATAGGGCAAAGGAGCGTAGAAAAACATTCTACAATAATGAAAAG GTCCAAGAAAAAGCAAGGTTGGAAGAGGTGTCCAAATGCTGGAAGGATATTAATGTTGGTGGGAAAGCAACTTCAGTTGCTCAAGCAAAACGTGCACAAGAAGGACACAGCACCCCAGCAGCCATCACTCAGTACCTCTCTGGACCTGCAAAACCTCTTCCTCCATTCCTAAAAGGCCGTAATGATGATTCTCCTAAACAAGAGAAGCTTGAGAAAATGACATTTCCTATGTTGAAAGAACAAATGAAGCAGCAAAGGAGGGAGTTTAATCgtggattaaaaaaatcttctccAAAAGTGGACAAGGAATCTCACATGTCCCACAAGCAGGAGGTTGAGCAGCAAGATGGTTTGAAACACCATCTGACCACCTCTTCTTCAAGCTTGGGACAGCAGAACTGA
- the LOC133673449 gene encoding ubinuclein-1-like isoform X5 — translation MNKGKLDHMNKPNSSTHCQPKKRRNNIQKAKEEKDDDHVRNKHAKLGHASMDIATRNKPLVEPFPTNSHSLDADGEHHHDGKLHSLTYPVGSSDKKPAALDIRSENSSYSGITNRDESISCTRLNNTEEQMNGVHQPVNLGRSVKDTGELSVVAYEKYQENYAPSQLGLQSKRLASKTSNTSSSKFSQRNKKGRHELPDLNIPQYPVHAEKKTAIIHPKDVSSLQLKGSTLERAIRDLEKVVAESRPRNIEVQDTDGSSTAIKRRLPSEVKQKLAKVAKLAQSSQGKISEELINRLMSILGHLIQLRTLKKNLREMVEMGPTAKQEKADRFQLIRREVMEMIELQQASKREKAGGDFQKAIIYEEKGAMDEKYVMDNKMEDKICDLYELFVQGMDEDKGPHIRKLYVELLELWPDGSMDNHGIKNAIYRAKERRKTFYNNEKVQEKARLEEVSKCWKDINVGGKATSVAQAKRAQEGHSTPAAITQYLSGPAKPLPPFLKGRNDDSPKQEKLEKMTFPMLKEQMKQQRREFNRGLKKSSPKVDKESHMSHKQEVEQQDGLKHHLTTSSSSLGQQN, via the exons GAACAAACCGAACTCATCCACTCACTGCCAgccaaagaaaagaaggaataatATACAAAAAGCTAAAGAAGAGAAGGATGATGATCATGTAAGAAATAAACATGCAAAATTAGGTCATGCAAGTATGGATATTGCTACAAGGAATAAACCTCTGGTTGAACCATTTCCAACCAACTCTCATAGTTTAGATGCTGACGGTGAACATCATCATGATGGGAAACTGCATTCATTGACTTATCCCGTAGGATCTTCTGACAAAAAGCCTGCTGCTCTTGATATAAGATCTGAAAATTCATCTTATTCAGGAATAACAAACAGGGATGAGTCCATCTCCTGCACAAGACTGAATAACACTGAAGAACAGATGAATGGAGTCCACCAGCCTGTGAATTTGGGTAGAAGTGTGAAAGATACAGGTGAATTATCTGTAGTTGCATATGAAAAGTATCAAGAAAACTATGCTCCCAGCCAACTTGGGCTGCAATCGAAAAGATTAGCTAGTAAAACCAGCAATACATCCTCTTCCAAATTTTCtcaaagaaacaagaaaggaaGGCATGAACTACCTGACCTGAATATTCCTCAGTATCCAGTGCACGCTGAAAAG AAAACTGCCATCATACATCCAAAGGATGTTTCTAGCTTGCAGCTTAAGGGTAGTACGCTTGAAAGGGCCATCAGGGATTTAGAGAAAGTGGTTGCAGAAT CTAGACCGCGGAATATTGAAGTTCAGGATACTGATGGCTCATCCACAGCTATCAAAAGAAGATTGCCTTCTGAAGTGAAGCAGAAGCTTGCTAAAGTTGCCAAGCTAGCG CAGTCAAGCCAAGGAAAAATATCAGAGGAATTAATCAATCGCCTTATGAGTATTCTTGGGCATTTAATTCAGCTCAGGACACTGAAG AAAAATCTGAGAGAGATGGTTGAAATGGGACCAACAGCAAAGCAAGAGAAAGCTGACAGATTCCAGCTTATTAGAAGGGAGGTCATGGAGATGATAGAACTGCAG CAGGCATCTAAAAGAGAGAAAGCAGGTGGTGACTTTCAGAAAGCAattatttatgaagaaaaaggagcTATGGATGAGAAGTATGTTATGGACAATAAGATGGAAGATAAGATATGTGATCTTTATGAGCTATTTGTTCAG GGGATGGATGAAGACAAAGGTCCACATATCAGAAAGTTGTATGTTGAG CTTTTGGAACTATGGCCAGATGGATCTATGGACAACCATGGGATAAAAAATGCTATTTATAGGGCAAAGGAGCGTAGAAAAACATTCTACAATAATGAAAAG GTCCAAGAAAAAGCAAGGTTGGAAGAGGTGTCCAAATGCTGGAAGGATATTAATGTTGGTGGGAAAGCAACTTCAGTTGCTCAAGCAAAACGTGCACAAGAAGGACACAGCACCCCAGCAGCCATCACTCAGTACCTCTCTGGACCTGCAAAACCTCTTCCTCCATTCCTAAAAGGCCGTAATGATGATTCTCCTAAACAAGAGAAGCTTGAGAAAATGACATTTCCTATGTTGAAAGAACAAATGAAGCAGCAAAGGAGGGAGTTTAATCgtggattaaaaaaatcttctccAAAAGTGGACAAGGAATCTCACATGTCCCACAAGCAGGAGGTTGAGCAGCAAGATGGTTTGAAACACCATCTGACCACCTCTTCTTCAAGCTTGGGACAGCAGAACTGA
- the LOC133672461 gene encoding RNA polymerase II transcriptional coactivator KIWI-like has translation MSGRGGKRAAAAREEEGSGADDNYAQQPPAKKPTKADNSSSDNSDEIVVCEIGRNRRVTVRNWRGKINVDIREFYPKDGNLLPGKKGITLSLDQWNMLRDHVEEIDKALGHS, from the exons ATGTCCGGAAGAGGAGGAAagagagcagcagcagcaagggAGGAGGAAGGGAGTGGGGCTGATGACAACTATGCTCAGCAACCACCGGCCAAGAAACCCACCAAGGCTGACAACTCATCCTCTGATAACTCTGATGAAATTGTTGTTTGTGAG ATAGGGAGGAATAGGAGAGTGACAGTCAGGAACTGGAGAGGAAAGATTAATGTCGATATTCGTGAGTTTTATCCCAAAGATGGCAACCTTCTCCCTGGCAAAAAAG GTATTACCTTATCATTGGATCAG TGGAACATGCTCCGTGATCATGTGGAAGAAATTGACAAGGCTCTTGGTCATTCTTAG
- the LOC133672338 gene encoding uncharacterized protein LOC133672338 codes for MSFHYPLRNFSVGASLSSVPEKIPYDPLTSTTPQNTVTCAYQAYVAGYWRNLTVFWCKNHMNHTLNLIINNLEGEVCYNCKIDLKPWLFWSKKGSKSFELEGCQVDLHWDFRSAKFAGSPEPASDYYVAVVSDEEIVLSLGDYRKKAYKRANVRPPLVEAILYLKKEHVFHKKTFSTRAKFDEKKHEHDIIVESSTGGPRDPEMWISMDGIIMIHVRNLQWKFRGNQTVMLSRQPVQVFWDVHDWLFTAPGTGHGLFIFKPGVSESEDDRDSSSYGAQSDTSDGSMYFSTRSVSATPEFCLFLYAWKIE; via the coding sequence ATGTCTTTCCACTATCCATTGAGAAACTTCTCAGTGGGAGCTTCCTTATCATCTGTACCAGAAAAAATACCATATGATCCACTGACAAGTACAACGCCTCAGAATACCGTCACGTGCGCCTACCAGGCTTATGTTGCAGGTTATTGGCGCAATCTCACGGTTTTTTGGTGCAAGAACCATATGAATCACACCCTCAACCTCATTATCAATAACCTTGAAGGTGAAGTTTGTTACAATTGCAAGATTGACCTTAAGCCTTGGCTTTTCTGGAGCAAAAAAGGGAGCAAGTCCTTCGAGCTTGAAGGGTGCCAAGTAGATTTACATTGGGATTTCCGATCAGCTAAATTTGCTGGGAGTCCTGAGCCGGCTAGCGATTATTATGTTGCTGTAGTTTCAGATGAAGAGATTGTATTATCGTTGGGAGATTACAGGAAAAAGGCTTATAAGAGAGCGAATGTAAGACCACCACTTGTTGAGGCTATCTTATATTTGAAAAAGGAACACGTATTTCACAAGAAAACCTTCTCAACCAGAGCTAAATTCGACGAAAAGAAACATGAGCATGATATTATTGTAGAGAGTTCTACAGGAGGGCCAAGAGATCCTGAAATGTGGATTAGCATGGATGGAATCATCATGATTCATGTTCGGAATTTACAGTGGAAATTCAGAGGGAACCAAACTGTGATGTTGAGCAGGCAACCGGTTCAAGTGTTCTGGGATGTCCATGATTGGCTGTTTACTGCCCCTGGCACTGGCCATGGCTTGTTCATATTCAAACCAGGGGTTTCAGAATCAGAAGATGACAGGGATAGCAGCAGTTATGGTGCCCAGAGTGATACCAGTGATGGGAGTATGTATTTTTCAACCAGGAGTGTCTCAGCAACACCAGAATTCTGCCTTTTCCTTTATGCCTGGAAGATCGAGTAA
- the LOC133672339 gene encoding uncharacterized protein LOC133672339: MVIPPPVRPPRVTQFLKPYVLKMHFTNKYVNAQVTHSPTATVASAASSQEKALRLTMENTRDVAAAAKIGKILGERLLLKDIPAVTVFLNRNQKYHGKVKAVIDSLREVGIKII, translated from the coding sequence ATGGTTATTCCACCCCCAGTTAGGCCACCCAGAGTTACTCAGTTCCTGAAGCCGTATGTTCTGAAGATGCATTTCACAAACAAGTATGTGAATGCCCAAGTGACCCACTCACCAACTGCCACTGTAGCATCTGCTGCAAGCTCACAGGAGAAGGCCCTGAGATTAACCATGGAAAATACCCGAGATGTGGCAGCTGCTGCCAAGATTGGGAAGATACTAGGAGAGCGCCTGCTACTCAAGGATATACCTGCTGTTACTGTTTTCCTGAACAGAAATCAGAAATACCATGGAAAGGTGAAAGCTGTGATTGATTCCTTAAGAGAAGTTGgtatcaaaattatttga